In the genome of Trypanosoma brucei gambiense DAL972 chromosome 4, complete sequence, the window GCATACCGTCGCCACGACGACGGAAGATGGCCATTGTGTAAAGACGTCGCCAACTCATCAAGCTCACTACTCATGCCAATAATACCAGACAGTGCCTTCTGAAGCTCCTTAAGAGACAACACAATCACCACGACCAACCGATTCCACCGTTCGATCTCCTGTAAAAGCACGACCTGCGTCGGCTGAAGGTTTTCGTGACCACTCTCCGCtgccttctccttttcactCCTCATTATGCTCTTGCGATCCAGTGGTTCTGGGATCTGTGTAAGTATCTCCTCCGTCAACTTCAACAAAACCTCCTCACGAgattcccctccccctgtCGCTGCCCGCACTGATCGCGGCATCATTTCAATAAGACTAGCCCACATACCATCCACAGCATTTCGCAGGTAACCCGTCTCCGCATTCGGGTGCAATCCAAAGACCTCAGGTGTATTATCCTTCGGGAAGGCCTCAACATGGGCCATCATCTGCTGAAGCAGCACTCGTTTGTTCACATCGTTGCTGTCGGCGGGGAGGCAGTAGTCGACTACGTCGTTCTTGAAGAAGTGGAACGACTGGAATGTGTCAAAGAGGAAATCGCCAAAGTACTCCTCAAGGTACGTCTTAACAATGCGTCTGTCCATGCTGTCGGTCACACGCCCACCATACATGACTTCACCAACTAGGTAACGCAACGTATCCCATGGAATAGGGTCGTCGTTCTGGTGGGCCTTAGCCAAGTACGTATCCAGCAACCGCATGGAGACGGAGAAGTCCGTCTCGTTAAAGTCGTACACAACGTTCCAGCCGATCTTTCCATACTTTCGTCGCTCCTGCACAACAGCGTGAAAGAAAGCCAATGCGAAGACAAGTGGGCGGAAGGCACTATGCGGACATTCTTCCAGTTGATCCTCCGTCACCTTGGAGAGAGTGTTCTTCATATTCATCTTCAAGCCATTGGGTGGCTCGTTCACCACCTTCAGAGACCGCTGCAAAATACCCATTGGGAAGTCACGACTCGGCTCAGTGGTGAGCCACAGGCGAAACTCTTCTTGAGGAGGTGTCTGGTTCATTCTCTCAATGACCTTCTCCAGCTCCTTCATCCACGTAGTGAGTAAGTGACAGTTCTGCAGCAATACCCAATGTCCTCGTCCCACACCAACCTCTACGAGCTTCATAGCCTCTTCTCCTTGTCCCTGACCAAGTGAAATGGGTCGTAGTTTCTGAATTCCAACCTCCTTCGTGGCCAACTTGATGATTTCATCCGTGGGGTTGGCACCAGGTGAAACGATGCAGACAATTGGGGACGTGGAAGAGCTCTTGTCCAGCACGTCTTTGTAGCTCAGAATCGGGGGTATAACGTACTCCTCACCAAGTAGTTCACAGTTACTAACGAAGTTGGAAACAGCAGTGTAGATACGGTCATGGCGGAAGCAACGGAGCAAACAGAGAAGCTGGAACTCGGTGATGCGCTCGCTGTACCCGGATGGAAGCGGATTGCTCGGGTCCTCGGGCCGATCCGCCGTCGCCCAAACACGCCATTCCTCGGAGTTATTGACAACATCGTCGCATACGTTTTCAAAAACCTCGCATGTGTGGGCCAACTTGCAAAGATCGTTCCATTGCCGCTCAGACATCCACTCAACCGTGTGTGGTGGGTAATCCTTCGACGCGAGCACACATCCGCGGAGGAAGAACTCCAACTCACTGTGGACCATCTGGTTTTCTTGAGTGAGAAGTCGGATAGCCATTTGGAAGGAAAGCATCAGTTTGTCCTTCTCGAAAATACCCATGCAAACGTAGCAGTAGAGATTGTAAGTAAGTGCGCGAATGATATTCCTCAACCGATCCTTTATTTCAAATGATGCGTCACTCTTTGTGATTGAATACCCGAACACATCGTGCAGGAAAGCAGAAAGTGAATACTCGTACATAGAGTTAATGACCGATAGCTCCGAGATGACAAAGTAGAGAACAGCTCCTCGGCGTGCCGCGGGACGATACTCCTGACGTGAAAGTTCTGTCACACGAGCTGTCTCCTTCGCCTGCTCGAGTTTCTGCTGCACTTCCGTGGCGCTGCTCTTAGTGTTCTCAAGTGTGGCGATAAGCTCGTCGTTGTCAAGAATGTTTCCAGTAGCAAGCGTTAGCTCTCGAATAAGCGTATCCTCTAATTCCTTCAGTTGCGCGCGGCTCTCAGCCATGGTTTGCACTAGATCCTCACTTTGCCTCTGTAGATCGCTACGTTCACTTGCTACAACGAAGTTCAACAACTGACTCTCGAGACCATCCTCCGTAACACCGTAGTTGATAACCATGGTTTTACCGAACACCTCTGCCGGGTACTCGGGATTGGGCAGTTTGGTGCATAAATACAGCTTGAAGTTCGAGTCCCACACGACATCCTTGTCACCCAAGCGAATGACAAGCTGACCTGAATCGTGTCTAAACTGGGGATCCAAGACCGAGTCAATAATTGGATCAATAAACTCATCCACACCTTCAAAGAGGAACGGATTGCCGTATTGAATAGCAAACTCCAAACGTTTCAAGAAGTCAGCATCACTAAACGAAGCACACTCGAAACGTGGGTTTGACTTGTGCTGCCGTTTGATCCAATTTACCGCCTGCATCTGTGGGTCAATGCAGAGTGGGAACCGAACTCGTCCTGCCTTCTTCCCGCGTCCAGGGGGTTGTGTGCTCATCGTGGTAAGAATaccattttgcacggagagATCGTCAGACGGGAGACCGTCACTTGCCCACTGAGAAATGGACACCTCGTCGGTAAGGAGATGTTGGATTGTGAAACCCTCCGAAAGTGGAATGTTTCGCTCCCTAATATCCTTCAGCCACACACTCTCTAGCGCCTCTTGCCGATAGCTGAAGGTAAAGGCGCCAAgatatgaaaggaacgcGGCACCTGCCAAGCAATCGCCTACTAACCTGTTCCTTACGTCACCAAGCGTCTCCTTCTGTTCCGCCCACCGCACACGTTCGGAACCAAAACCATCGAGCAACTTCCTAGCTGCATTTAGTCGTCGTTCCATCAGTGCCTTTTCTTGCTGAAGTCGCCGGGCTTCGCTCATACCGGCCTCAAGTCGTTCCTCAAGCATTCGCAAACCAGCTGTTAGATCCTGAATTTCATCTTGGCACGCAGCTAACTGCCGCTCCGCCTTGGCCTTGGCATCCTGAAGCTCACGCACACGAGCCTGCTTGGGTAGCACCTCCTTGGCGGTGTTCCAATACGCTTTCATTGCCTCAACCCAAATCATCAGCCCTGAAGCGGCCAAACTTACTTTTTTAAGGTCATTGGAGTTGACGGGAAACTCTTTGAGAATCCTATTGATTTCGTTGATTTTCCCCTGATTCAGTGTACCTGCAAGGGAATCAATATCAACCAAAGAACGGATGAAGTCATTCTGCCCCATCATTGTTCTACCCGACTCCCATGTGGCGGGAACTCCCTTCACGACGCAAACCATACGAACAACCGCCACAACACTCGCCGGTGGCTTGGCAAAGGATTTGAGCTCTGTAATACTCTTGGGGTTGATATGCTTAACTGCCTCTGTCGCCTCCTCAAGAGCCGGCATCGCAAGGGCAAGCACCTCTTGGGCCTGCGCACTCTCTCTCTCGATTTCTTCGTTCTGTACATTGagctcctcctccatcacTAATGCCTCCGCCTTGCGCTTCTCATTCCGTGTCTTTTGGTCTTTAATCTCACTCGTCATGCGTTCGTTAATGTCTTGCTTCTCGCGCAGCgtcacttccttctctgCAAGTTCCTCCTGAAGAACCTTCACATCCTCTTGTGCGTGGTCGAGTCTCTCAAGACCAATAGCGAACTTCTTCACGAGATCGTCAATGTCTTCACGGCGTGTGGTCAACAGTTTTGAGTAATTAGCAAGAAACCCTAGGAAGTTCTTTGGCGTCACGTAGTTATACCGCTTCAATTCCATCTGATACCGTGCGGACAAATCATCAGCCGTTACATGCACGTAAACCACATGATTAACTATAGAAGCCTTCACTTCCTCAGGAAGGTCCTCAGACTGAAGAATCCTCGTACCAACGGCTTCAAGCGCCTGTGGAGGCCACTTCTGAAACCAGTCGATTGTTGTGTTATTGATAAGTGCTGGGAAGCTCCGACATCGAGTACGCAGGACCTCACCCGACGGACTCATTGAGAGCACCACGTGCAAATTATCACGGCAACGCGAGACAAAGGCCGTCCATTTGTTGTCCTTCGACGGTGCAAGTTTGTTCGCCTCAAGTTCCCGCAGCACACTGTTGTACAGAggctccttttcttcctctgtgAAGAGAGCTGGAACCATACCGGAGGCAAGCATGTTGTTGATAAGCTCGAGAAACCCTTCCTCCTTGACGTGGCTATCcataaagaggaaaacaacttGTTTCTGCTGAACGCCAACTCGAGTGTAGAGTCGCTTCAGGTCCTCGCGAAAACAGTCCTCGTTGTAGTTACGAGAGAGAACCACCTCGAACACCTCCATCTGGCATATCGCGGCGGCCAATCGGGTGAGTGACTGCTTACCACtaccaccaacaccaacaagtAGGCAGTTACCGCGCGGGAGTGATATCACACGTGTGATCCGGAGGAGGTGATCCAATGCCATGTCAAACATCACTAGatccattttctttgttggagTGTTAACCTCATCCAACATCGCCTCCACTAACTGACGCGCCTTCGAGTACTCGGCCCCAAAATCCTCATATATGTGCTTCCGGGGGTCTTCACTATCCACAACAAAGTCACCAAAGTCACCGAACATCAAGGGATCTGCAATTGCAGACTCGGCAACATCTGGGAAGTGTCTTCTAATTTCTTCCTCCACGGCACGTGACACAAACCCCTTGTCGTCCTCATCCGACATACGATCGACAAAGACACGGTAAATCTCATTTCGCCACAACCGCACAACGCTCTGTCGGGTAGGGAACTTCTCTGGCGTGGCACGGCAGAGACCCTCGTATACTCGTGAGAAATCTCGCAAATTGAAGATGTAGTGGAACTTCGCTGGGGTTGCAGGAAGGGATACGAACAACCGTTGGTAGAGGTTGAGCGTCATAGTGGTGAGTGGTATGGACATATCTGCCACCTCCTTTGACATCGACTTATAAGCGTCGGTGAGAATTTGACCGTATATAGTGTTGATCGATTCAtcggaaggaaacaaaacgtTAAACACCGTGAAGAGTGATACGAAACGGGGATCAAGAGCATTACGACCACCTCCAGGAGGAGCCATGGCTGATACGAACTGCGTGTCACGCACATTCTTGAAAAGCAAATCTTTGCGGTCGTACCACGACTGGTGCTCAATGAGAAGTTTAAGGAAGGCAATAGGCTGCTGCGTACCATATAAGTCTACCTTGGGCATATTTATGTCGTcgataaaaacaacaagccGCTTCTTCGCTGGAGGTCCGAGAACGGTGTTGGTGCGTTTCTCAATATTATCCTCCATAGCCCTCTGAGCATCGAGGCTGGTAGTACGAGAACTGAAGTTCATCTCGAGAATCATTTCCTCAAGGTGTACATCTCCATCAGTGTCCATCTCCAGGGACTTCTGCTTCAACTGACGAAGATATGTTTGTATGGTTACCGTCTTAGCAGTGCCACTCTTACCGACAAGCATGACAGGAGTGCGGTTCAGTACAATTTTGTTCAGCAGCCACATATTACGCTCCGTATCGGGTGTACCGACGAGTAGTGAGCCAAACTTTGCCCCTGGTGGCCGCTCGAAGGGGCACACAAGTACGTGCCACGGCTTCCAACGGTTGTCCTCAAGATCAAAGAAGTAGTCGTACATTGTTTTACGCTCTGGAAGAGAGCCGCTTCCAACAAACCGAGTAAGGAACTTGTCACCAACGTCTTGCATGTTCCACCCGGTAATCTTCTTCAAAAACTTATCGAATCGCAGTCGATCTTCCTCAGTGGTGATCAGGGCGCCGAAGCTCCAAACAGagcaaaaaatgaagacACATTGCAGCGCCTTTGGTTCGAGCGACGTCTTCTGAGATGATACAGTGTCAATCAAGGTAGTCAACTGCCGCACCATGTTTAGGTCAGAGGTAGGTATAACTGCCTTCGGAGGATCCGAAATCTCCTCTCCATCAATGCCTTCAAGCACAAAGTTGATGAGGGGTTCAATGTATTTGTCAATCAGTTCGTTGAGGGTTTCTAGTTCATCCCTCGGGCGGTTTAACTTCCAAGAGTGCATGAACGGTTTCCAACCGAGGTTTATGGGATCCAGGAAGACCATACCCACACGTGACACGGTGGCAGGGGACGCGTACTGAAGGTCGCCGACTTCAAAGAGAAGTGAACTTGTTGGCAAAAGACGGATACGTTCACCGTTGGGAAGTGTAAGTAATTTGTTGTCGTCCATCACAGAATTCATGTCCTCAACCCATTTAGCGTCCACATCACCGTCGAAAACTACATACCGCCGCTCTCGCTCGCCTCCTTCCACAGGTCGGTTGATGGCACGGAAAATGTTTGAGAAAATACCATCAGCCCAGCTGCGAGTCATTGGGTCCATTACACCGTACAGAACAGTTGTAGGTTGCGCCTTAGGATTCACGACAAAAAGTTTTGTCGGGAGACCGAGTTGTGTCTGAGACTTACACAAACAGTCAATAACAGTCGACTTACCGCCACCGGTGGGTCCTACGACCATCGAAGTGTGTCGAGTTTGCATTGTTTCATATAACTGGACAACCTTATCAACCTGTTTGGCATCGATGTAGAACCCCTTGTCCTTGAATACCTTTGTCGCAGCCCGAGAAAGATTTTCCTGAGGCGCACGCGTAGGATCAAGACCGGGGAATAAATCGCCGATAAGACCCTTGAAGAGGGGCTCATCTTCCGCAACGAACTTGGGAGTGTTCATGTCACGTAGCGCCCGCATCAGCACAGCTTCCTCCGACAAATCGGGTGCGCCTCGTTTCAGTTGCCCTGCCATCGCCAGCACCGCCTTTAGTGCCCTAAGACCCCAATCGTAGTGGTGCTGCTTCGAAAGTTGTCCGCGAGCGAGTTGATAGAGCGTCACCATCTTCTTTGCAAGTTCACGAGCGGTGGCAAAGCCCTCTGAGAAGAGCATATTCTCGGCAATAAGCTCCATATCGGgaaccaccatcaccacagGACGGAAAAGAGCCTTCAGGTTGTCTGGAAGCTCCACGCGACCAGCGTAACCCGGGTTCATGGTGATGAAAACACCAACGGTCGGCACAAGTCGTATCATTGTATCTCCGAAAAGaaattccttttccctcgtcTTCAGTGCACTCTGGATACTACGCAACTGCTCGGACACCACGGAAAGTACCGGTAACTCAATACGGTTGAACTCGTCGAAGCAACCCCACGAACCGGACTGCGATAAGCCAGAAAAGATTGTTCCCATCGCCTTGTAGTCAAGACCCTCTCCACAGTTGAAAACAACACAATGAATGGACATCGCCTTCGCCAGATCCTTCACAGATTCAGTCTTTCCCGTCCCTGCAGGGCCACCAGGAGCTCCGCCAAGGTAGAATGATAACGCCTGCGTAAGTGTCATGAAGCACCGATCAGTTAACGGTGTGATCACGAGGCGGCCGTTGAGTCCCATGTATTCATAACCATACTTAAAGTGACCTGTGCACTGCCGAATAGCACATGTGTCGCCATCCCGCTCCCAGTAGAATCGTAGCTGCGACTCCCAGTCGAATTCACGCACATCCGTTATGGAATCCCTTACAAACCGATCCACAATGTCGCGACCGTGGACATCCACAATAATCAGTGTGTTTATCTTCTTGGCGTACTGCTTATCTATGTCTTTATCCATCTCCCCCACCAAATCAATCAGTTGACGTGTTAGCTTACCCGAGAGATCCTTGactgcatttttcttccccttcttcactGCGTTGAAGGAATCCTCAACCTCAAACGTCCACCAGATCTTCGCACCCGTGAGGGTCACCATGCCATGATTCTTCTTCACCCAGTCCAAACGGGGCATCCGTGGGTAATAGTAAACACCTCCTTTAAGAAGATCATGCAGTGAGGCGTGTGTCTCGTCCAGTACAGCCTGCAGCCACTCTTCCACAGGTGTATCTTCGGTTCGCACCTGTCGATCGAAGTTTAGTCGTTCACCTTCCTGTGACTCCACGCCACACACCGTATCATCATCCTCATTCTTGAATATAATCCGCGCAGAGTTGTCAAACATCTTCAGCATATGGTCCTGCACCGCTCTCGCCCTATTGGCAGCCAGAATGGATAACAATTCGTCATCCGAAATGAAGTAAAACCTTGGAAACATGCGTCGCTTCGTCTCGAGGAAGTTTGACAGATCCTTCTGGCACTCTTCAAGTTTCTCCTCAAGGTAACGGAACTCATCCAAGCGCCCACCGACGTTGCAGCACACGTCCACGTTAGGGGCTGCTGCCGTTTCATTCATAATGCGAACAAACCTCTTATCTAGTTCATTGAACTTCGCTGACTCCTTCGGTAGTTGTTGGGCTATGTCGTCACTACCCCTAAAGATAGACTCCAAATACTGCCACTTCATTTGCACTACAATCCAGACGGCCATCACATCGTTAATCGTGGccagtttcttttcccataaCTTCACCTCATCCATGAACGGCTGCGCCCACTTCACGTTGGCGATGGACTGCATCTTGAGAATGTTATCATCAACTGCCTCTTGTATCTCGCTCGTGTCGCTGAGGACATGGCACCGCACTTCCCCTTTGCGCGGCTCGTAGGGAACAGATACGAACTCAGCTTTGAACCAAAACTCCTTCACAGATGTAATATCCTTTTCAACAGCTTGCTCTCTCGCGGCAGATAACACAATACCATCAATTTCATCAGAAAATCGGTACAACTCCATTGCAATGAAATCATCCAGCGTAATCTGCTCGACAGCAAACTGCTTCGATGTAACGCGCATTAACTCAACCCAGTGTCGCTGCTTCAGTGCGGGGCTTTTAAGCTTTGCCAAGAGGGGTAGCGAAGAGTAAAAATTTGCAATAACCTGCTGTACATCCGCAAACGGCTCCACATCACCATGCGTTCTTCCCAAAACACGAGCTTGCTTCACCTTTTCTTCCGTCGTGCTCTGCAAGTCTTCTAGAAGAAGATCCTTCCAACTGCTTCGATTCCAACGCTTCAGAACCGCAACCCATTGAACGTACAAGTCATACACAGTTTCAACCTTAGTCAACTCTTCATTGAGCTGTTGCAAATGAGTATGACCTGTGAGAGGTAAATCAAATAACTTTTCTGCCTTCGTCAGCTGTTCTCTCCTAGCTTGGAGCTGCACAAGATGCTCACGCCACTCCTTCCTGAGGCGGTTACCCTCTTGCAGGTCGATACCAGCACGACCTGGACCCTTCTTACGGAACTCCTTAAGCACAGCCTTACCTTTTACAAGAAAATTCTCCACCTCGTTGCGCGTGTGCTCTCTAAACTGCATTTTCTTTGGCTCTAACGCCTTCTCTGTTTCGTGCACTCTCGCCAACGTACACTCCCACAAGTCGTGAAGGTCCATTGCTTGCTTCAACTCACGGGGATCCACAGAAACACCGAAGTGCATGATGGACTCGTATATGTACTTGATGTCAATAATGTCCTGTTCTACATCCAAAGAGAAGGCGCGCGCATCGTGCATGACCTCCAAAACAAATTTCAAATCCTCAATCTTCTCGCACTGCCTTTCCAAATCCTGGTTGACGCGGATAATGCTGGAGTACCGCTTTTGCATGCGAGCACGAACAGTTTCATTCAACTGCGCACCTTCCATAGCAATCCACTGATGCACATGCTCTACCAAATCGGAGTAGAAGGTACTTTCGTCGCAGCGCATAAAACCAAAGTCGTGAATGTGCTTCTCAGCATCGAAATCAGCAATCATGTTGAAGTACAGCTGGAACTTCGCATCGTAGTCAATCCAGTGGAACTGGTTCTTTGCCTGCTGTTCCACAGAAAGTTTCTTGTCGGAAAGATAAACAAATCGATACCTTTGCAACAGTTTGATGTTTGTTGCGAGTGCGGAGAGATGGGTTTGAATTGTTCGGTTGATGATGGCCTGCAGCCGGTACACCTGAGACAAGTTGTTAATGTCCTGGTAGTATGTGAAGAGTGTTTCGTGCTCTCCCTCAGGGGGTCGCGGTACCAGTTCTCCCTGTGTAAACTCAATACATGTACCCCGCATCCATCGCCGGAACCGTTGAGTGGATGCAATTATTCCCGCCTGCACCTTGTGAAATGCACTCGTGATTTCCTGCTGGGGTGGAGAGTAGGTCGGTTCTGTCGTCAAGAATATCATTACCTTAAACAATGGTGGTCGCTTTGCTGATGAAGAACTCACACGGTAACCGAGCATCTTGGCAAAGGCCACAAGCGAACTAAGCACCATCTTCGTCACGGCCTTCCATATGCGGTGTTCCCAGTGATGGTAGTAACTCTCCAGTAGGAGGCATTTCCCCGTGTGAGTGCCGACGAGTTGACTCTCCACCTTTGTCAACAGTGGCTTCGCTGTGCTATACGCACGGAGACATCCATCAACTAGGTCTGCACGGCGCCGCTCTATTGTCTCAACAAGGACCTGCAGTTCCGGCAATTCGCCCCCTGCCTGCAGCAACCGTTCGTACTCGGGCATGAGTCTTGTTGAGCCGATTTTATTTACAACCTGTGTCTGGATATGATCGGCTCGCTTGCGCACCTCGCGACTTAGGTTCCGAAATTTGGTGATTGCACGTTCACAATTCAACACGAAGTCAGGAATACCCAAACTGGTCCAGTTGATGTCGTGTAGCCCGGGCTCCAGCGCCTGTCGAAGCTCACGGATGTTCCTCGCCAAAATAACACGCTCTGGGCCCTCAAGTGCATTCTGCAACTCATAGTTGAAGTTCAGTAGCATTGCCTTCAAGGCATCCACATTTGCATGGTACGATTCATCCTGCAGAGTCACATTGAGCGCCTCTTGTGGTACCTCAAAACCCAGTCGATCCAAATACTTCGCCTCCCTTATCAGGTTGAACAACTCAA includes:
- a CDS encoding dynein heavy chain, putative: MNGNEEMDYGDDPRLEWFASRVKGCLWGVSDAAIQTLFNDEVALQQILTVFDTERESFIAVTATEALPTENRQETLTMGRPEGTGGNRVKLAVTTDAVVNTNITDSANFPQDRTRCVFFVRMEYVKLPREVVKDWKTDPQCPIHKAFEVSGMIVPSLVTFLKLLKHVYKPLVEDVEAESGKTRFIATKKAVNKYLYTEVLNWVQRIEMQMTGFRSQVCAERRLMIPQMLLSMDNSDAGISSVLANEDIIRQVDITVGQWQAEISLAMSLDPQKEGPLGEIEYWREKYSTISALYEQINSPEAKLIMKVAKEAECNSYHLISSTIQQFFRYYAEAKDNVKFLGTLDRHFRTLHGVTPVTGSLQPIIDTLSSMMTGVRMVWIISRYYCTEERMVGLLEKVAKLISQKVSQHIDFHRILSLPFAEAKAVVTEGQQCLLKWKAAYLGTQEEINSSEREQPWNFNQKRLFETTDYMSDRCTDLLEVIETVEYYTMVLGAQLKTVLTDTSGIERILKDVERVKRPFESLTFDPFERKATHNWQLVFSNFVNMVANLDREVSDFINKIFDDDLRSAESAFELLLSFKCIGSRPQRVGEAFDTASLLLEKADRILAQFFNEVNRVRNIFVQLKDNPPLTKNQPPVAGAIHWSTSLFQRLKKPIIRFQQEGMLNTHMGKQVRAKYAEVAQQMKDYATSRFMQWGERVRQGTTASLKMNIIVKESDNTYVTNFDIELFNLIREAKYLDRLGFEVPQEALNVTLQDESYHANVDALKAMLLNFNYELQNALEGPERVILARNIRELRQALEPGLHDINWTSLGIPDFVLNCERAITKFRNLSREVRKRADHIQTQVVNKIGSTRLMPEYERLLQAGGELPELQVLVETIERRRADLVDGCLRAYSTAKPLLTKVESQLVGTHTGKCLLLESYYHHWEHRIWKAVTKMVLSSLVAFAKMLGYRVSSSSAKRPPLFKVMIFLTTEPTYSPPQQEITSAFHKVQAGIIASTQRFRRWMRGTCIEFTQGELVPRPPEGEHETLFTYYQDINNLSQVYRLQAIINRTIQTHLSALATNIKLLQRYRFVYLSDKKLSVEQQAKNQFHWIDYDAKFQLYFNMIADFDAEKHIHDFGFMRCDESTFYSDLVEHVHQWIAMEGAQLNETVRARMQKRYSSIIRVNQDLERQCEKIEDLKFVLEVMHDARAFSLDVEQDIIDIKYIYESIMHFGVSVDPRELKQAMDLHDLWECTLARVHETEKALEPKKMQFREHTRNEVENFLVKGKAVLKEFRKKGPGRAGIDLQEGNRLRKEWREHLVQLQARREQLTKAEKLFDLPLTGHTHLQQLNEELTKVETVYDLYVQWVAVLKRWNRSSWKDLLLEDLQSTTEEKVKQARVLGRTHGDVEPFADVQQVIANFYSSLPLLAKLKSPALKQRHWVELMRVTSKQFAVEQITLDDFIAMELYRFSDEIDGIVLSAAREQAVEKDITSVKEFWFKAEFVSVPYEPRKGEVRCHVLSDTSEIQEAVDDNILKMQSIANVKWAQPFMDEVKLWEKKLATINDVMAVWIVVQMKWQYLESIFRGSDDIAQQLPKESAKFNELDKRFVRIMNETAAAPNVDVCCNVGGRLDEFRYLEEKLEECQKDLSNFLETKRRMFPRFYFISDDELLSILAANRARAVQDHMLKMFDNSARIIFKNEDDDTVCGVESQEGERLNFDRQVRTEDTPVEEWLQAVLDETHASLHDLLKGGVYYYPRMPRLDWVKKNHGMVTLTGAKIWWTFEVEDSFNAVKKGKKNAVKDLSGKLTRQLIDLVGEMDKDIDKQYAKKINTLIIVDVHGRDIVDRFVRDSITDVREFDWESQLRFYWERDGDTCAIRQCTGHFKYGYEYMGLNGRLVITPLTDRCFMTLTQALSFYLGGAPGGPAGTGKTESVKDLAKAMSIHCVVFNCGEGLDYKAMGTIFSGLSQSGSWGCFDEFNRIELPVLSVVSEQLRSIQSALKTREKEFLFGDTMIRLVPTVGVFITMNPGYAGRVELPDNLKALFRPVVMVVPDMELIAENMLFSEGFATARELAKKMVTLYQLARGQLSKQHHYDWGLRALKAVLAMAGQLKRGAPDLSEEAVLMRALRDMNTPKFVAEDEPLFKGLIGDLFPGLDPTRAPQENLSRAATKVFKDKGFYIDAKQVDKVVQLYETMQTRHTSMVVGPTGGGKSTVIDCLCKSQTQLGLPTKLFVVNPKAQPTTVLYGVMDPMTRSWADGIFSNIFRAINRPVEGGERERRYVVFDGDVDAKWVEDMNSVMDDNKLLTLPNGERIRLLPTSSLLFEVGDLQYASPATVSRVGMVFLDPINLGWKPFMHSWKLNRPRDELETLNELIDKYIEPLINFVLEGIDGEEISDPPKAVIPTSDLNMVRQLTTLIDTVSSQKTSLEPKALQCVFIFCSVWSFGALITTEEDRLRFDKFLKKITGWNMQDVGDKFLTRFVGSGSLPERKTMYDYFFDLEDNRWKPWHVLVCPFERPPGAKFGSLLVGTPDTERNMWLLNKIVLNRTPVMLVGKSGTAKTVTIQTYLRQLKQKSLEMDTDGDVHLEEMILEMNFSSRTTSLDAQRAMEDNIEKRTNTVLGPPAKKRLVVFIDDINMPKVDLYGTQQPIAFLKLLIEHQSWYDRKDLLFKNVRDTQFVSAMAPPGGGRNALDPRFVSLFTVFNVLFPSDESINTIYGQILTDAYKSMSKEVADMSIPLTTMTLNLYQRLFVSLPATPAKFHYIFNLRDFSRVYEGLCRATPEKFPTRQSVVRLWRNEIYRVFVDRMSDEDDKGFVSRAVEEEIRRHFPDVAESAIADPLMFGDFGDFVVDSEDPRKHIYEDFGAEYSKARQLVEAMLDEVNTPTKKMDLVMFDMALDHLLRITRVISLPRGNCLLVGVGGSGKQSLTRLAAAICQMEVFEVVLSRNYNEDCFREDLKRLYTRVGVQQKQVVFLFMDSHVKEEGFLELINNMLASGMVPALFTEEEKEPLYNSVLRELEANKLAPSKDNKWTAFVSRCRDNLHVVLSMSPSGEVLRTRCRSFPALINNTTIDWFQKWPPQALEAVGTRILQSEDLPEEVKASIVNHVVYVHVTADDLSARYQMELKRYNYVTPKNFLGFLANYSKLLTTRREDIDDLVKKFAIGLERLDHAQEDVKVLQEELAEKEVTLREKQDINERMTSEIKDQKTRNEKRKAEALVMEEELNVQNEEIERESAQAQEVLALAMPALEEATEAVKHINPKSITELKSFAKPPASVVAVVRMVCVVKGVPATWESGRTMMGQNDFIRSLVDIDSLAGTLNQGKINEINRILKEFPVNSNDLKKVSLAASGLMIWVEAMKAYWNTAKEVLPKQARVRELQDAKAKAERQLAACQDEIQDLTAGLRMLEERLEAGMSEARRLQQEKALMERRLNAARKLLDGFGSERVRWAEQKETLGDVRNRLVGDCLAGAAFLSYLGAFTFSYRQEALESVWLKDIRERNIPLSEGFTIQHLLTDEVSISQWASDGLPSDDLSVQNGILTTMSTQPPGRGKKAGRVRFPLCIDPQMQAVNWIKRQHKSNPRFECASFSDADFLKRLEFAIQYGNPFLFEGVDEFIDPIIDSVLDPQFRHDSGQLVIRLGDKDVVWDSNFKLYLCTKLPNPEYPAEVFGKTMVINYGVTEDGLESQLLNFVVASERSDLQRQSEDLVQTMAESRAQLKELEDTLIRELTLATGNILDNDELIATLENTKSSATEVQQKLEQAKETARVTELSRQEYRPAARRGAVLYFVISELSVINSMYEYSLSAFLHDVFGYSITKSDASFEIKDRLRNIIRALTYNLYCYVCMGIFEKDKLMLSFQMAIRLLTQENQMVHSELEFFLRGCVLASKDYPPHTVEWMSERQWNDLCKLAHTCEVFENVCDDVVNNSEEWRVWATADRPEDPSNPLPSGYSERITEFQLLCLLRCFRHDRIYTAVSNFVSNCELLGEEYVIPPILSYKDVLDKSSSTSPIVCIVSPGANPTDEIIKLATKEVGIQKLRPISLGQGQGEEAMKLVEVGVGRGHWVLLQNCHLLTTWMKELEKVIERMNQTPPQEEFRLWLTTEPSRDFPMGILQRSLKVVNEPPNGLKMNMKNTLSKVTEDQLEECPHSAFRPLVFALAFFHAVVQERRKYGKIGWNVVYDFNETDFSVSMRLLDTYLAKAHQNDDPIPWDTLRYLVGEVMYGGRVTDSMDRRIVKTYLEEYFGDFLFDTFQSFHFFKNDVVDYCLPADSNDVNKRVLLQQMMAHVEAFPKDNTPEVFGLHPNAETGYLRNAVDGMWASLIEMMPRSVRAATGGGESREEVLLKLTEEILTQIPEPLDRKSIMRSEKEKAAESGHENLQPTQVVLLQEIERWNRLVVVIVLSLKELQKALSGIIGMSSELDELATSLHNGHLPSSWRRYAPATRKKLVRWLAHFQKRCKQYVDWATHGEPKCMWLTGLMVPESYISALVQVTCRRYKWPLDRSSVVMSVTRYLSPNDVKERPKDGAYVCGLFIEGARWDTERHCLAPQVKKVLTAEMPVMQIIPMEVSKIKAVSVLKTPVYVTSERRNAAGVGLVLEADLKTDTHASLWTLESVALILDSDE